TTATGGATACAGATCAGGGAAATGTCTCAATTTGTGAAGTCAGACTTTTGAGAGACTGCGCTCAACATACCGTAACCCTTTTACATGATGGATGTCGATATGTTGTCATATTTACATTGTGCGTCCTgttttacagaaaacaaagactATGATGCGTACCTGTCCTACACCAAAGTGGACCCCGATCAGTGGAGTCAGGAGACCCGAGAGGAGGAGCGCTTCGCCCTGGAGATCCTCCCCGACGTCCTGGAGAAGCACTACGGCTACAAGCTCTTCATCCCAGACCGGGACCTCATCCCAACAGGAAGTAAGCAGCGCGCCGCCTGCAGCTTCAGGCCCGCGTCACGCGGAGGAGCCCAGTCGTGAGCGGATCGCCGCTGCAGTGTAGCTGCCGCAGTGTCTGGCACATTTCTAACACGGCGTTATAAGTCggagtgtttgttttgttgtttgtcccCGGTCTTGTTTATCACATGTCGCTGTCTTGCGTCTCAGTGTTCGGTGCTGCTAGGGCAAATCCAAGCTGAGCATTTTCACACTTAAAAGTGCGCCTCACATTCCAAATTTCCAAGCGAAGGGAACAGGGAAGCAGACGTATTCAGTCCAGAACTGTCAACAGGAACTCTTTCACTTGTATCCTCTCAAACCTCTGTGGATGAAAGTAACTTACAGTATTCCTCACTCTCTATTCCCACGCTATCTGCTACAGATGTGGGAATACAGTACACAGCGTGTACTGGGAGCTGATATATGGAACAAATTTATCATCCTCCCTGGTTTTCATCCATGCATTAATAAATCCGTGAAAATTCCGTCTGAACGTATCCTCATGTGTGCTAACTCTGCTTAGTAGTGCCAGTCTGTGGCAGCGGTACACAGTGTGCTCTAGTTAATAGTGATGCTGAGTGTTTGCACTGTAGGCTTCATGTGGAactgataaaacacaaacacgtctaGTTCGTCCAGACAGAATTAAACATCAGTAGGAAATGTGCAAAAGGCTCTAAGCCCAGCTGACGGAGCTGCCTCGTTCCTTTAATCAAAGGGAAATTGCCGCCAGCGTCAGTGCCAGGCAGAGGCGTCGCAGATGAATGTCCAATCAGGGAAACACGGAATATGATTAATCATATGTGAAATAAAGAAGATGAGCGAGAGGAGACGCAGCCGCTTTCACGACTTGTGTTGACTATGTTTATGTGTCTGCTGTCTTCTGCCTGTGACCtgaatgttaaaatgtttatgtttaGGTCTGACCAATGAGCATTACCCGGATGACACGCGGCTGTTTAGAGGTACTCGCCCTCAGTCTTTCCCTCTTGTTACCAGCTGCTCTCATTTACCTGAAACGCCAGGCCAGAAACGTGGCCTCAGTCAAATAACGCAGTCTTGTCTGTAGataactacagtacatacagtacagacagtaTGAATCCAGAACCCAGCTGCAGAAAAATACGCATTAGGTGTatttccccacacacacacatcactatAAGAAGCAGCTTTTTGTcgttgctttgtgttttgtgtttggtgCTGTATGTTTTTCCATCATTGTTCGGTGTTGTGGTCCTGTCTGGTTTAAACCTTCCCCATTCACGTGTTCACCGCTTCTTTCCTTCCCCCCTGCAGCCTACATAGAGGACGTGGCGCGCTGCGTGGACCAGAGCAAGCGCCTCATCATCGTCATGACGCCCAACTACGTGGTGCGGCGCGGCTGGAGCATCTTCGAGCTGGAGACGCGGCTGCGCAACATGCTGGTGACGGGCGAGATCAAGGTCATCCTGATCGAGTGCGCCGAGCTGCGCGGCATCATGAACtaccaggaggtggaggcgctCAAGCACACCATCAAAACCCTCACCGTCATCAAGTGGCGCGGCCCCAAGAGCAACAAGCTCAGCTCCAAGTtctggaagcagctgcagtacGAGATGCCGTTCCGACGCACAGAGCCCATGCTCGGCCACGAGCCGGCGCTGGACGTCAGCGAGCAGGGCCCCTTCGGCGAGCTGCAGACCGTGTCCGCCATCTCCATGGCGGCGGCCACGTCCACCGCCATGGCCACCGCCCACCCCGAGCTGCGCTCCTCCTTCCACAACACCTACCACACCACCATGAGGCAGAAACACTACTACCGCAGCTACGAGTACGACATCCCCCCGGGTGGGACGCTGCCGCCGCTCTCCTCCCTGGGCAACCAGCACACCTACTGCAACATCCCGCTCACGCTGCTCAACGGACAGAGGCCGCCCGGGAAGAGCCGCGAGCACAGCCTGGAGGAGGCCCACGCCAACAACGCCATGCTCCCGCTGCTGCCGCGCGAGACCAGCATCTCCAGCGTCATCTGGTAGCGGCGCGCGCGCTCGGCGCCGGCCGCGGGAGGCGTGAGGAGCGGCGAGGAGCGTGGCCCGCGGGCTCCGCGGCGCCGAGGAGCGCGGCGGATCCGCTCGGGTTCTGCTGTTGTTCACCACCGGCGTGTGATGGAGATGCAGCAGCTCTTCGGACTCCATTCgttctgtttttgttattgCTTTTGAAGTGGACGGCTCCTCTGTGACGGGGAGGTTTTCTATGTGACGCGACTGGAGatacaatgaaaacactgtttcaTCCAGTGGCAAGCGACGGACTTGCGAGGACTCCACCTTAAAGAACCGACACACTATTGCaattgtgcacacacacacacacaaacacttccaaATGtcatacatacaaacacaaggaAAACAGGGTCTTGTACATATGTTTCAATTTCTTTGTAGCATCAGTGTTTTCCTGTtatgttcttttgtttgttttattcaatCATGTTTGTTGCCTTCTCTACTGTAGGAATTTGCTTTAACTTGTAATACAGATTtgtatgttttgttgttttcactttaGTTTactttttgatttttatttcgACACGCTTGTTCGGAAAGCCAGTAAATCATGTATCTGcgctgtttctttttctttccctttttgtgttttgtttgttttttaaaccttttgtGTAGTTTAAGAGATCATTTTTTTAACACTTTTGGAATTGCCTGGACATTTCAGGAGCTTCAAGGAGCTGTTTTGTTTACCTGTACAAGGTGTATCTAGTTTAAAAGGAAACTCTCTTTTAAAAAATTATAGAATATGCAaaaagaaggaggagctggcagCAATCCTGTCGCGTGAGACAGCAAAGGAGGAGCGGTTGGGGGCAGTGCTGGTCCTCTCCAATCAGAAAGACTGATAGACTGGCAGATCTCTCTAAAGCTTCATATTTTCTATTGAAACAAGTGATAGTGAAATGCCTCACCTTAAAAGAAATCTGTAGattattttaaaaagaattCTATTTTTATAACAGAAATGAGTTTGCTTGAGAAGTCATACTTATTTGCATTTCATCTACCATAGACGGGGGGATTTGTGTATAAGTGTTGGTTATGCTGGTTTTGTATCCTTGCAATGTGGTTCTTGGTTTGTTAAGAGATTAAGGTGGCGTTTGAATCCCACAGGAAAAAATAAGTCCTCTATCATTCTAGATTCAAAAGTAAAGCATTTtcagtgttttggtttttaaaaCATAATATTATTCCCATCCTGATAATTACTTTGGTTCATACGAATAGTTCATGTTTAGGGAAAGAAaaaatttgtgttttgaaagactttttaaatatatttgaagGTGTGATTTTTGAGTATGCATAGCAAATAGATATGTattctatatataatatagatatttatataaatatataaacacaatTTTCACTTGGAAAGAAATGTCTATCTTTATAGAAACACAATCATTATCAGTTGCCCTTACTTTCTCACTGCACATTAAAAACATTGATTTCcttttgatgtttttcttttttggtcCAAGTATGACAGCGTGGTGTCACTAATTAATACCAGCCATAATAATCACCGGTGATTGCTCTCTGATAGCGGTGATATCGCTGCCCTCTACAACTGCTCTGCACAGCTGAGCACTGCGGTGAATATTGAGTCTGAATCATCGATCTGGCCAAAATGAGCGCGTGTCATCGTGTGCAGATACTGATGAGATTCCTTTAAAGTCCACGGAAGCAACGTGCGCCTCTGGCTGCCAGCTGCTGGAGCGGCGGGCGGCGCTGCGAGACTGCGGCGCGTGCTCACACATACAGTGGGTTTTTACCCCACGTGCTTTGAGGGCGTGTCCTAAAGTGGCGGAAAAAGTAGTAGGTCACTTAAAACATGGTCCTCACTAATTCTGCTTCTTTTAAAATAGGCCAATGTTACTGGTCAAAGTCAGACAGCAAGTAGAAGCGAGAACTACaggtatttaaaaaaacacacacacagtacttaCAGCTAGTACTTATACTCCATATAGTGGACCAGGGTTGTGTGTTGTGGTCTGACCACAGAAGTGAAGTTCGTTTGTGTTTgcggtggaggagcagccgctACCTGGCGCCAATCACCGAGATGGGACGCAGCTGCCACGTAGTGGACTCCACGCGTGGAAGTGGCGCAGCCGGACTAACCCGCGGGACCCCCCGCTGCTTCGAAGACGTTCATCCACGAGCAGCAGttaagagtttttttttgtatctttGCTCAGGCGTCGCCTCACTTTCGACATGGTAAACAGACGTCGGCAAGCTAATGCTATGCTAGCTACTGTGGCTAACACCAGGTGAGCATAGTGAAACGTTTTTAATGTGGCAAATAAAAGATTTTCATCTGTAAAGCTGCTCAAAACGATGTATTTAGAAGCACGTATTTTCTGTTGCATGACGGAGTGGAAGCTATTAGTAAACTCACGCTTCTCTCACTGAACCGTTGGATGAAGTTAGCTTCCGATTTCAAGTTCAGTTGTGacgatgaaaacagaaacacgcATATCAGGGTTATCCCACTCaaattaacaataaaaaaatcatgTTTGTGAAAGTGTTCAGCAATTACTATTTAGTTCTCCCACTTCACCTTAGAAGtagatttttaatattttggcATGTTTAAAAGCTTCAGAAAGTACCTTGAGCATCAGTTGGGTTCTCTGTGGTGTTCCTGAAAATTCTACATTCTAAATTGTACATGGCAGTGATGTCTGCCCCTGCTCTGGAGACACAACAACAGTAATTGATGGGGTTCTTTGCCGTTTGCATTTATCGCCAGTTCCGTCATTCAGAGGAAGCTCTGAGACCATACAACCACCAGCtgtgaaaacagctgcagctgctctgcttggCTGTGCTAGTTGATGCTGTGGCCCTTTCTACGTTGCTACGGCTGCCATCACTGCCATCACCGCCTCTAGAGCGGCAGTAAAGACCAGTTCTACTGTCAGGCATGATAGACACGGTAACGCCATTCAACAACACAATACACTAAACATGTAGTTATTCACTGGACATTTACATCACACTTGCATGTACTTGCAGTTATGTTTTTGTGAACCCAAGTTTGCACATAAAGCTGTCAGTTTATGTGTTCAGATTGACTATTGAGCTATGAATGAGCACCCAGCAAACTGAAAACACCATCCAGAAGTGAGCTGCAAGCTGGAGATCCCTACCAGAATTATTATTGGAGAGAACATGGAAAAGGAGTCTATGGATTCTGAAAACATGATCCACTCACTTTGAGCAAAATTTATTGTGTATTATTCTGCACATTGGGCCAGTTCCCATATCTCCTAGTAAGCAAGGAAATCCTGTAAGCCATGTGAGACACCTCTGTGAGGAAAGAGGAGAACAAGaggggcaaaaaaaaaatcaaggatTGCGTAATAAAAGGTGCATAAGCTTTGAGCTCCCCCACGTACTGTTCCAGTTGAAGCAGCCGAGGCCCAGAACCTGTGGATGGGTGAGCAGCTCGAGGTTCACAAAAATACTGTGGCGAACACTGAGCAAGGCGCCACGGGGAAATTAAGCACAGCAAAAAACAAACTAGATTTTAGCAGGTTCCAAAGCATGTAACACCTGGGCAAGGTGGACAAGGATAACATACAACCATTAAAAACCACAGGCCGGAGCAgagaacaaacaaagaaaagctcagAGATTTCTGAGCAATTTGGCGAGTCCAGAATAGAGCCAGTAAGTGGAAGCAGGTGGGAATGGGGGCGATCAGGACACGAGTGGCACCACAGCAGACGTAGCAAACAGGAGAGCAAACTAGCTACTGGTGTTTAAGCTTTAGTGAGATGGAAAAGGTTTTCTATATGAGCGCATTGTTTATCTCATAGGATTGTCCACCATGAATGAATTTATGAATTTAGACAGGGACACAATCAGGCAGGGACACTATACTCGACCATTGGTGGTGACCTGTACCAAAATCATATTTAGAGGATGTTTGGTAACATTGTCTTACTGGATAACCAGGTTGGGGTTGAGCTTCACTTCACTGACTAAtgatctgttgttttctttcaggATCGTCCGGATTTCATGTTTCCCTCATTTACTGCACCGTCTCTGACTCTGAAGCAGCAAAGCATCCTCACAACTTTACACTACATCTACTCCATGATCAACTGTAGGTACGATGTATCCAAACAGTTCAGCTACTGCCTCTACCCTTTGGTAGAACATTCTCCCGACAATGTACAGAAGTCTTTATAGCAGAGTTGGTGTTATTCTGGGCTCCTACAGTAGCTGTGGGTTTTTTTGCCTCACCAGTGTCCCAAGGATGTAATTTCTACCCAGTCTCTACACTTGTTGGTGATATTAGTTgcattttttattatcttttctGCAGATAGGAGtagaaacaaatgcatgaaaagcTATTTTTCACATGTGCTGATATGAGACATTGTGGTTTAAAGCACCACTGTACTGTTTGTAGTTCGTGTGTTTCCGTGCAGCCAAACAGTGCCATCTCCTGGGGGTAAACACTACCTACAGTACAAGGAGTCTGCACGCTAGCGAAGACGAAACACAACGCGGATTTACTGATTTTCTGTCAGTCTCtggagagaacagagaaaaagagaaagtggggcagaggaagaagacagagacacacactatCAGAGTTTAAGGGAGAACACAACATGATATCTACCCCAAGTGGAGCTTGTGACTGTTGCATGTTGGCAGCCTCCTGCCACATACAGCTGGAGCTTTATTAGCAGACACAGGATTAATAGACTCTTTATTACGCAGAGCAATTAGGGACTTAATTGGAGAGAAAATAGACTCCATCAAGGGGGAAACATGTAGAGGGCACAGACAGGAATAAGAATGTAATTAGAGCACAGCCCACatctgtatatacagtagtgcATGTGGAGGGGTTTATGTTGACcaattttttgtgttttccctcaATGTCTCATTAGACCTCATGGAGGTGTACGAGTTACCTGTAACAATCGActggtgtgtttttgtctgggaGAAAGTTGCACCGATAAACCACCGAGTCAAAAGATACAGGAAAAGATTTAAAATTGAActtctttgttttcagttcagttgtAACTGCTCATTGTAAACTGCATAAGCTTTAATAGGCACCACTTACCCTGCTGTAACTTTTGCCTCCATGTTGCATCCTTTACTCTTCGTTCAGTTAAATTCCTAGTTAGGATCCACATTCTGCTACATGCTCATTGATGGCAGTGCTTCCTTTTTTAATGTCTAGCCAGGAGAAACAAAATTATATCCTCAAAATCTCAATAACTGTCCAGATGTGTCTGATTTATGGCACAAAGTAACTGACCATAATTAAGTCCAATTGTGGGTGTTGTAGTATTTTTCTGCAAACTGTAATCGTGACCATTTTTACTTTATCACATATTTTATAGTTACTTAGCAGATAATAACTACAAAATATAAGCAACAAATACATCATAAAGGTTAAGATAGGTTAAGATAAGAGTATTGATTCCTACCCAGCactacgtacagtatgtgtgtggatTTGGTGACCTTTACTTCTGCATTTCTACACTGTTGTATGGCTGTAACGCAACAGTGATTAGAACGAGGTCATATCATGGTGTAAAATAGTAACCTTGTGTCTAGGTTGTTTTATCAGGGTGGGCCAAAACAAAGCCACAGGGACTAAGCACCGGTTCAGGCCATCTGTTGTTTGGACAGTGACTAAGCATTATAGCTATGAAAGTTTTAATCTGGGGTCCAGGGACTACTTTTCACAAAATGATTTGGTCAGACTCTATATACTTTAACAACAGGATGTTTCTTCATGCCATTATGTGCCTCAGTCGAATTAATGGAACTTAATAATGCATGGTTATGCTATAAGCCTATCGTCCATTGCTTGCATGTGCACTCTGCAAATGATTTTAAGTGCACGGCTTAGCTTGGTAGTTCTTCTTTTTCTACTTGCTTTATTCAAGAGCTATTTTAGTCTGCAGCCACAAAGGCCCACACTGCAATGCCAAGCATTAGATGGACAGGTAGAAAATTACCTGGGGCACTTTGACTATGTCTAGACTAGTGGCGAATGTGTGCAACTGTGGCGCCgtatctacagtacatggcCCTTGCTGCATGTGGTATACTATTGCACTCTGGTGGTCTAACCAAGCATTTCACTGGTATTATAGGAAcctgctgtactgtagatgcacaCTTGAACTCTGTGACCCCACCCTTCGATACTGGATGGTGAGCAGCTGGTGTGAGGAACCCTGCGAGCGTCATTGTACTGTGGAGTTGACATAATAAACCTTTATCAATAACTTGCGTAAACAACAGAAATCAGTGAGTCAGAATTTTCAAGGTAATACGTGTCATTTTAGTGAGGACGATGAAGTCACTGCTTACGCACTTACTATCTCTTTGGCCTAAATAAGATGCTGTCTAAGGCTGATTTCACTTGCCCCATGGGAAAGTGTGTCAGTAAGGATAGCACTATACCGCACTGGATCACAAGGACAGGAAGAGATGGCTCAGACAATAAGTTTATTATACAAAAATagtttatataaaaacaaataagttATGAATTCCAGCAGCTGCGTTGCATTTTTCCTCTGTAAAAGCATCTCTCGCCCTCAACATGCACGCTTTCattctctcaaacacacacacacacacacacacactctcttccCTTTGTTGGGCATTCCACAGTCCTTTAAGtcctcacacatacagtagttgtaaaTTCAGCCTGCCTTTAATGCCTACCCCACGAGAGTCTGGAGCAGATCAGTCCTCCTGGCAGCTTAACCTGCTGCATTCACGTCTTCTACGGGCTGTAACCTATTTCCCATAGAACATCTCCATGAGAACCTCCTCGATGTTGACGGCGCCTATGACGGGTCTGAAGAAGAGCTGGGCCACCACCAGCGGGCTGATGGCCCTCAGCATGGACAGAGCTATTAGCAGCTTGGCAAAGCGGGTCGTGTCCTCCCGGTGGATGAGCCGGACGTGCTCGTTCAGAGCCTGGTGCGCCTCCCGACGCAGTGACTGGATGTAGTGGAGACAGCGCAGCCCCTCCAGGTCTGAGTGGAgaatggatgaggaggagagaaaagttCAGAATAGTTCACAGAGCAAGCTGTAAATGCTTAACGTAAACACACCTGGCTCAATGAATAAATTGTCTATAATTATCTGAGCCATActgcatcaggtgtgtcacCTGTGATACATTATACTGATGCCCAGTTAAACCCCAACCTACCTGGGTTGAACAGCACCGCTCCCTTCAAGTACGCATACTCCTTCGTGCTTATATCTACACTCCAGCACTTTTTCAGGAAAGCTTTGATAGCTTCTATTTCTACCACCGACACCCCCGCCGCCCCCCTGCTGTGGCCGGCCGGCCCGTCGCTCTGCCGCTCCGGTAAACCCGTGAGGATGCGCTGCAGCATGCTGGGCTCCACCGTCTCCGTGGTCTCAAAGTCCACCCGGTCCTGCGCGAGCCCCAGAACAAGCAGCGGCGCCCAGCCGCTGCGGATCAGCGCCAGCTGGTCGTCCTCCGGCAGCTCGCGGAAACACGGCACGTTCTTGGCAAAGCGCAGCGTCTTCACCAGCACCGCGGACGCGGCTTTGCAGGTCACCTGCGGGGAGCGCAGGACGCCGCGGCGGCGCGTGGAGCCGCACGAGCACGGCTGCTGGCGGGGCTCCTGCGCCGAGGACGGCGTGGAGGACAGGCTCCTGTGGAACAGCTGTtgcagtgtttgttgttgttcttgggggtgtggatgtgggtgttgctgctgctgctgctgctgctgcaggtcgtcgGCGGCCGCAAGGCTGTTACTCTTCAATATGCTGTAGaggatgctgctgttgctgcggcCGCTGGCACCGCGACAGCGGCAGCCGTCCAGCGAGGCCATGACCGCCGGCCGCTGCACACGTGCCGGGACTCGGCGCGTCGCGCTCTCTTTGAAGCGCCGGAGGTCAGTGACACAGGTAGCGCTGTTTTCGTAGCCCCTGATAGCCCCGGACGAAGGGCAGCGCGCTTATATCAGCTCCCGCCTGTCCGCGCGCCCGGAGAGACCGTTCGCACTCCGCAAATCCCGCCTCCCGAGGCTCAGGCGCCTCCTccggctccgcctcctcccggTGCtaccgcacgcacgcacgcgcgcgcgccagTCTACGCCTCCCAGACCAGACACGCACCTTTCAGTTCAATGTAGAGCTCTGGAAAGGAACCTATAGAAGGCCACCTGCACACCTGTGATAAGAGGGATAAGACCTCAAATACAACTAAATATTCAATAGAGCAGGTCAGTAGCTGGGCTAAATGAAGCACACAGTGTTATTGAGAGATAACTAAAACGGAAGAGAGaagcgcagacagacagagtccaGTACTATTAGCAGCATTACCTTGACTCTGGCAGTACTGTTTATCAGGCAGGAGCTAGTAAAAAATATAGGCCAGCGACAGAACTGAAGGCTTAATTATTTTAGGGACAATTTATATGATTTTCTATGAGAAAGAGGCAGGAAGAGCTGAGCCGTGAAGGCCGTCCTCCAACCTTGACTCGGACACACTGATATTGATTTAACCGTGAAAACAGGAGCTGTTGAATTATGATGTCATGACTCAGTGCTCTCCTTGTGTCTGTCAGTAAAGGAGGATGGGGTGCTACAGGAGGACAGGGTGGAATGATTTGAAGAAGGGGAAACGTGGAGGTCGGTGAGTGAGAGACTGCAAAAGACAGGCTGGGATAAGGCAGATGAATTAGAGGTTTATCCTAATTGCTCCTGAGAGGGATCACAGGTTAGGGTTGACTGCCTCCTGGAAGAGAAGTGGCAGTGGAGAAAACAAGTGATTACAGATGAGTTCAGCGAGaaagacaaagcaaacaaaaagtaCTGCAAAAGTTCTGAGCACCGATCAGGATCAGAGCATGAGGCAGATGTGGTGTAGCCACCAGACAAAGACCCTCGCTCTGTCCCACGACGGTCACAAGGTTTATCTTTATTGTAAGGAGAGGATGACATTGAGTGCATGGCTACGTTAATGAAGTAGCAGTAAGCAGGACATCAGTGTCCCCTGCTCTGTTGCAGCGAAGGACACAACTATGAATTGAGGGAGGATGACAAACTTTTGCAGTACTGCTACAGCATTGTTCAGAGGCCAATTGTCTTTGTATTGATTTAAccgggagaaaaaaaacacagagattTTTCACATGTTTATATCAAGGACACCACGGGATAAACAGCCTTCACTCAGCCCGTCTTTTCTGCTGCTCAAGGCCCAGCTAGCGCAGGTTATAAAAATCCTTCTGTCTCAAGGAGAGATTACATTATGTCTTGTTGCAAAAGCGCAGAGTTAAAAAGACAGCTACAGTTCTCTGTGACTCGTCCATAAgtcctctttttcttcttctgttaaTTTGTCACATTAGAAGATGCACTGAGGTGGCTCTTCACTCCAACAGCGAACAGCGCTAATAATGTATGTAAAAGACCCTCTGACACAGAGCTCATGATATTTATCACACACCGTCCAGATCAATGGAACAAATTCTGCCAAAGAGCAAAAAAGTTCAATAGTCAGTTTAAATTTGGGGAATTGTGTGAAATGATGCACAGAATCTTCACTTTTATATCATAAATGAAAAGTTTGTTGAAAACAGACGCCTTAGACGTTCAAGAGGTTCAGCATTGATACTGAATATACATTCTGTAGGTGTGCAGCGATGCGCAGCCTGTTGCCTGCAGCGCTTTACCTAACAGCTCACAGTTTGAAAACCAAATGCAGTAACAAATACACTGTTTTATATTGAACACCATCCTGTATTTTGTTTGGATCCAGGCTTTTGAGAATAGCTTTTGTTCACCTTTCCACACCAACTATTATGCTTTTTCATTCAGCGTGCAACAACAAGAAATAAGAGGCAGATTTAACTTTAGGGTTAACTGAGGCTAATCAGACTAAAGTTttactactattactattattattcaCAAAAACCTTGGTCTAGTATAAAGGATTTTGTACTTGAAGGGGTTAAAATGTTAAGGTGGTCCTTGTTGATTTTAAATTAATGATTTTATCCGCCAGCGAGTGATCGGTTTGACAGTCACCTTGTAATAAATCCAAAAGAGAGTTGTTTGTCCAAAGCAGGTGTGTTGTTGAACCAGAAGTGTGATCTTGTGTAgttctcagacacacactcgtcCGTCTGTGACCTGCTCTTCTTAAACGAATCGCCGTGACACTCAGACG
This genomic interval from Betta splendens chromosome 21, fBetSpl5.4, whole genome shotgun sequence contains the following:
- the LOC114847692 gene encoding interleukin-1 receptor accessory protein-like 1-B isoform X2, which codes for MGLCSFRFDKTASSFSCCFAGTTLNLTCRAFFGYSGDVSPLIYWMKGEKFIEDLDEERVQESEIKVIKEHLGEQEVAISLTIDSLEEEDLGNYSCYVENGNGRRQATIQLFRRELMYTVELAGGLGAILLLLIFLISLYKCYKIELMLFYRRHFGSEDVDGENKDYDAYLSYTKVDPDQWSQETREEERFALEILPDVLEKHYGYKLFIPDRDLIPTGSLTNEHYPDDTRLFRAYIEDVARCVDQSKRLIIVMTPNYVVRRGWSIFELETRLRNMLVTGEIKVILIECAELRGIMNYQEVEALKHTIKTLTVIKWRGPKSNKLSSKFWKQLQYEMPFRRTEPMLGHEPALDVSEQGPFGELQTVSAISMAAATSTAMATAHPELRSSFHNTYHTTMRQKHYYRSYEYDIPPGGTLPPLSSLGNQHTYCNIPLTLLNGQRPPGKSREHSLEEAHANNAMLPLLPRETSISSVIW
- the LOC114847692 gene encoding interleukin-1 receptor accessory protein-like 1-B isoform X1; protein product: MGLCSFRFDKTASSFSCCFAGTTLNLTCRAFFGYSGDVSPLIYWMKGEKFIEDLDEERVQESEIKVIKEHLGEQEVAISLTIDSLEEEDLGNYSCYVENGNGRRQATIQLFRRAELMYTVELAGGLGAILLLLIFLISLYKCYKIELMLFYRRHFGSEDVDGENKDYDAYLSYTKVDPDQWSQETREEERFALEILPDVLEKHYGYKLFIPDRDLIPTGSLTNEHYPDDTRLFRAYIEDVARCVDQSKRLIIVMTPNYVVRRGWSIFELETRLRNMLVTGEIKVILIECAELRGIMNYQEVEALKHTIKTLTVIKWRGPKSNKLSSKFWKQLQYEMPFRRTEPMLGHEPALDVSEQGPFGELQTVSAISMAAATSTAMATAHPELRSSFHNTYHTTMRQKHYYRSYEYDIPPGGTLPPLSSLGNQHTYCNIPLTLLNGQRPPGKSREHSLEEAHANNAMLPLLPRETSISSVIW
- the LOC114847692 gene encoding interleukin-1 receptor accessory protein-like 1-B isoform X3, with the translated sequence MGLCSFRFDKTASSFSCCFAGTTLNLTCRAFFGYSGDVSPLIYWMKGEKFIEDLDEERVQESEIKVIKEHLGEQEVAISLTIDSLEEEDLGNYSCYVENGNGRRQATIQLFRRAELMYTVELAGGLGAILLLLIFLISLYKCYKIELMLFYRRHFGSEDVDGENKDYDAYLSYTKVDPDQWSQETREEERFALEILPDVLEKHYGYKLFIPDRDLIPTGTYIEDVARCVDQSKRLIIVMTPNYVVRRGWSIFELETRLRNMLVTGEIKVILIECAELRGIMNYQEVEALKHTIKTLTVIKWRGPKSNKLSSKFWKQLQYEMPFRRTEPMLGHEPALDVSEQGPFGELQTVSAISMAAATSTAMATAHPELRSSFHNTYHTTMRQKHYYRSYEYDIPPGGTLPPLSSLGNQHTYCNIPLTLLNGQRPPGKSREHSLEEAHANNAMLPLLPRETSISSVIW
- the nr0b1 gene encoding nuclear receptor subfamily 0 group B member 1, whose amino-acid sequence is MASLDGCRCRGASGRSNSSILYSILKSNSLAAADDLQQQQQQQQHPHPHPQEQQQTLQQLFHRSLSSTPSSAQEPRQQPCSCGSTRRRGVLRSPQVTCKAASAVLVKTLRFAKNVPCFRELPEDDQLALIRSGWAPLLVLGLAQDRVDFETTETVEPSMLQRILTGLPERQSDGPAGHSRGAAGVSVVEIEAIKAFLKKCWSVDISTKEYAYLKGAVLFNPDLEGLRCLHYIQSLRREAHQALNEHVRLIHREDTTRFAKLLIALSMLRAISPLVVAQLFFRPVIGAVNIEEVLMEMFYGK